The following are from one region of the Primulina eburnea isolate SZY01 chromosome 17, ASM2296580v1, whole genome shotgun sequence genome:
- the LOC140817899 gene encoding uncharacterized protein, with translation MRFGRKGKLAPRYIDPSAIVERIGTLAYRLDLPQSLSAIHKVFHVSMLRKYEPDPSHVLRTDEVELDSSLSYVEHPVQIIDRKEKKLKNKTIPLVMVQWSRHGREEATWELEAKMRQDWPHLF, from the coding sequence ATGAGATTTGGGCGCAAAGGGAAGCTAGCTCCGCGTTATATTGATCCATCTGCGATTGTTGAGAGGATTGGCACGTTGGCTTATCGTTTAGACTTGCCGCAGAGTTTGTCTGCGATACATAAggtgtttcatgtatctatgttaCGAAAGTACGAGCCGGATCCTTCTCATGTCTTGAGGACTGATGAGGTAGAGTTGGATAGTTCCCTTAGCTATGTTGAACATCCAGTGCaaattattgatcgtaaagaaaaaaaaCTCAAGAATAAGACGATTCCACTGGTTATGGTGCAATGGAGTAGACATGGGAGagaagaagctacatgggaatTAGAGGCTAAGATGCGTCAGGATTGGCCTCATTTGTTTTAA